The Streptomyces seoulensis genome contains a region encoding:
- a CDS encoding isochorismatase family protein, which yields MVGIPRIASYALPAADSLPANTAHWTPDPQRATLLVHDMQHFFLRSVPDPLRSELVDNAARLRKRAASLAVPVAYTAQPGGMTDEDRGLLKDFWGPGMRTAPEDREVVPELAPEPGDWVLTKYRYSAFHRSGLLRRLRAAGRDQLVLCGVYAHIGVLATAVEAFSNDIQVFLAADAVADFSAERHRLALDYVAERCGVVLPSAEVFR from the coding sequence GTGGTCGGCATACCCCGCATCGCTTCCTACGCCCTGCCGGCGGCGGACAGCCTCCCGGCGAACACGGCCCACTGGACGCCCGACCCGCAGCGCGCGACCCTGCTGGTCCACGACATGCAGCACTTCTTCCTGCGCTCCGTCCCCGACCCGCTGCGCTCCGAACTCGTCGACAACGCCGCCCGGTTGCGCAAACGTGCCGCGAGCCTCGCGGTGCCGGTCGCGTACACCGCGCAGCCGGGCGGCATGACGGACGAGGACCGCGGCCTGCTCAAGGACTTCTGGGGGCCGGGCATGCGCACCGCCCCCGAGGACCGCGAGGTGGTGCCCGAACTCGCCCCGGAACCCGGCGACTGGGTGCTCACCAAGTACCGCTACAGCGCCTTCCACCGCTCCGGCCTGCTGCGCCGGCTGCGCGCCGCCGGACGCGACCAGCTCGTGCTGTGCGGGGTCTACGCCCACATCGGCGTCCTCGCCACGGCCGTCGAGGCGTTCAGCAACGACATCCAGGTCTTCCTGGCCGCCGACGCCGTCGCCGACTTCTCCGCCGAGCGCCACCGCCTGGCCCTCGACTACGTGGCCGAGCGCTGCGGGGTGGTCCTGCCCAGCGCGGAGGTGTTCCGGTGA